A single region of the Labeo rohita strain BAU-BD-2019 chromosome 3, IGBB_LRoh.1.0, whole genome shotgun sequence genome encodes:
- the thraa gene encoding thyroid hormone receptor alpha-A isoform X5: MEHKEQELNLPEGDETRWPNGVKRKRKNSQCSMKSASVKIISVPGYVPSYLEKDEPCVVCGDKATGYHYRCITCEGCKGFFRRTIQKNLHPSYSCKYDSCCIIDKITRNQCQLCRFKKCISVGMAMDLVLDDSKRVAKRRLIEENREKRKKEEIVKTLHNRPEPTVSEWELIRMVTEAHRHTNAQGPHWKQKRKFLPEDIGQSPAPTSDNDKVDLEAFSEFTKIITPAITRVVDFAKKLPMFSELPCEDQIILLKGCCMEIMSLRAAVRYDPESETLTLSGEMAVSREQLKNGGLGVVSDAIFDLGKSLSQFNLDDSEVALLQAVLLMSSEHKRRIFNVCVKQY; encoded by the exons ATGGAACACAAAGAGCAGGAGCTTAACCTGCCAGAGGGAGATGAGACACG gTGGCCGAATGGAgtgaagagaaaaagaaagaatagtCAATGCTCTATGAAGAGCGCGTCTG TGAAGATCATCTCTGTTCCAGGGTATGTTCCTAGCTACCTGGAGAAAGATGAGCCATGTGTGGTATGCGGGGACAAGGCCACCGGCTACCATTACCGCTGCATCACATGTGAGGGCTGCAAG GGTTTCTTTAGGAGGACAATACAGAAGAATCTACACCCTTCCTATTCCTGTAAATATGACAGCTGTTGCATCATTGACAAAATCACCCGCAACCAGTGCCAGTTATGCCGCTTCAAGAAGTGCATCTCGGTGGGCATGGCCATGGACT TGGTGCTGGATGATTCAAAACGCGTGGCCAAGAGGCGTCTGATTGAGGAAAACCGGGAAAAGAGGAAGAAAGAGGAGATCGTGAAAACACTGCACAATCGACCTGAACCCACCGTCTCGGAGTGGGAGCTCATCCGTATGGTGACCGAGGCTCATCGCCACACCAATGCCCAGGGTCCTCACTGGAAACAGAAACGCAAGTTCCTA CCAGAAGACATCGGGCAGTCTCCAGCCCCCACATCAGACAACGACAAAGTCGACCTGGAGGCCTTCAGTGAGTTCACTAAGATCATCACCCCTGCCATCACACGAGTTGTGGACTTTGCCAAAAAACTGCCCATGTTCTCTGAG CTGCCCTGTGAAGACCAGATTATCCTGCTGAAAGGCTGCTGTATGGAGATAATGTCCTTGCGTGCAGCAGTGCGATACGACCCAGAGAGCGAGACGCTGACCCTGAGCGGAGAGATGGCTGTCAGTCGAGAGCAGCTGAAAAATGGAGGCTTAGGAGTGGTATCTGATGCCATCTTTGATTTGGGCAAGAGCCTGTCACAGTTCAACCTGGATGACTCAGAGGTGGCGCTGCTGCAGGCTGTACTGCTCATGAGCTCAG aacacaaaaggagaatttttaatgtctgtgtaaagcaatattaa